The Brienomyrus brachyistius isolate T26 chromosome 7, BBRACH_0.4, whole genome shotgun sequence DNA segment GAATTATGTTGAATTTGATATATTTAAGAAATGTAAATGCTAAATTTCTCATGCATTCCTGTTATTTCTGTATCTCTAATTTTAACCATATAGACTAGAATCTTCTTGGTCTGCAATTCGCCAGTGTTTTTGACGCCATGAtattttttacttattgttataaaaatatacaaaataagTTTCTTAATACTTTCTAGTAGCTGTGGccttacatgtgtgtgtgtgtgtgtgtgtgtgtgtgtgtgtgtgtgtgtgtgtgtgtgtaattaggtttatattacattgtggggaccaaatgcctCCCACAACGAAATAAAAACCCGTTGTTTTGACGTTGTGTggatcatttttcaggtccccacaaagatctgtgaatgcagtcaaaaaagtaaaatgccaaaagactcatattttgttttgttacttatggttaaagttggggcggcatggtggtgcagtggttcgcactgtcgcctcacacctctgggacccgggttcgagtctccgcctgggtcacatgtgtgcggagtttgcatgttctccccgtgtcgtcgtggggtttcctccgggtactccggtttccccccacagtccaaaaacatgctgaggctaattggagttgctgaattgcccgtaggtgtgcatgtgtgagtgaatggtgtgtgagtgtgccctgcgatgggctggccccccatcctgggttgttccctgcctcgtgcccattgattccgggataggctccggaccccccgcgacccaataggataagcggtttggaaaatggatggatggatggatggttaaagTTACGGCTGGGTATCCCCCGCTTTCCCCATAGGAATGGAATGAACAGTTCCCAcaaaaattttattacaaacttgggtgtgtgtgtgtgtgtgtgtgccctgtgatggactggcaccccggacctctgtgaccctgcatagggTAAGCAGATATAgaagatggctggatggatggatggatggatggatggatggataaattagtGTTACTGGATCCATATGTGCAATACAGGCTTGTAAGGGGCCTGGAGCACAACCTAGGGCTGCAGAAGACCCTGGACAGAAGGACAGTGCATGACATGACATTTACAGCACCTGTACACACTATAGGCAACGTAAGGATGCCAGCGGCACGTCTTTGGGCTGGGGGAGGAAGCTGGAGTCCCCAAAGGGAGCTCATTGGGGGGACATGCAAACTGACACCAGTCGCTACTCAGTGAGACACCATGCAACCCAACTGTCATTAAATTCTCAGTGAAATCAGCAGATACTCAATGCAGTGTCATTTTTCAAACTGCGAAGATGGTTTTGTATGATCTGTGCAGTGGTTAAAATATTTAATCTTttctttaataaataaattgattttatgaaacttttttatATCACTTAATACTATGTCAATGTCAATTGTTTAGCCCCATACAGTATGTAAGATGGGTGAATCATGATCCTAGTTGTATAGGCAAATTTTATTCAGCCCATTGTTATTTGTGGAATGTTAATAATCAAAACAATGTCAGGAAATGAGTAAGGGAAGAGACCTTCTGGCTCCCTGGTGATGGGTTTCCTGATTCGACCATAGTGTTTAGGAATAATACGAACAGATTTTTGGGCAGCTTATTGCCGCATgagaagcatggggggggggaggggggaaggggGCTTTTTTCTTGATATTATATAAATGTGTTTTCACTCGTGGAAGGCATAAATCAACAAACCGTTTCATTTCCGTAGCTTGCATGCAGCTATGGGAAGCAGTAGAAGCAGTAATGTAGTTTACCAGCTGTGTGAATTTTGGTGTCCAGTTATTAATTTGTCCACTGTTTCTTGATTACAGCATTTCTAATTTGGGGGGTTAGTTTGCTTCATGTCATACACATGAAGAACACATATTTCTGTTACGTGACTGCAATATGCGAACTCATCTCGGCTATGTCGACTAAGCTACACACacctgatcagccataacattaaaaccacaggCAGGTGCATTGAATAAGGTTAGATCGCAATCACAGTGGCACCTGTCAAGGGTGCCAgtatatattaggcaagtgaCCAGTCAGTTCCTGAAGTTGATTAGGTGGAAGCAGGAAAAGTGTGGTGcaaattgctgaaaaagttGATGCTGGCTGTCATAGAaagtgtcagaacacacagtgcatgGCAGCCTGCTTGCTTATGGGGCTGCATGGCCACAGAGCGGTCAGAGACCCCACGCTGACCCTGCAATGGGCGTATGTGAGCgccagaactggaccatggagcaatggaagaaggcGGCCTGGTCTGATGGGTTGTGTTTTCTGTTACGTGATGTGACAGTCGGGTGCGTAtcagagctgttttggcagCACGAGGATGTCCTACACAATGTTAAGCAGGTGGTTTTCACGTTGTGGCTGATCGGTGTATACGAAGGTTTATGATCATGATGCCTGTTGATTTGCAGAGTCACAGAGTGTCAGCAGGAAGACATTTCACAATAAGTTTGTATCCCCTCGGTTTTCAGCTTTAGGTTCCATAGCTGCATATCAGCTGGACTCAACAACACATCGCATCATATGTGGCTTTAACTCAAATGATGTATTTGCACATTAGCAGTTACCTTCTGTATTTCTGCAGACTAGAGAACGAGATTGATCAGTTGAAGAATGAAGAATCTGAGATTTCTGCCAAAGAACTAGTTCTCAGAGAAAGGCTGAGAAAAAGTCAGGAGTCTGGTGTTGATCGACTAAACGTGAGTAATCTGGTAATTTCAGTGAACTAAATGAAAATGCTTCATGGAATTAATCATTTAGTTTTGTCCCATTGAATATCTGTCAACCTCATACCCAgagatgtgtttgtgtgtgtgtggtgtgtgttgggggggggggggggggggggttcagcggTATATTCCGGGCAGCATAGACCATAAGGAAAGGGAACACTCTGGATagtatgccagtccatcacagggcacacaaacaTTATGGGCAACTGAGAGATACCAGTTCAGCAAAATGCATGTCGCAGTTTGCGGAGAGAAGCCTGTGTGACTCCCAAACGTATAGGGCGGATGTAAGATTCAAACCAGCGACCCTGAAGGGGTAGCGGTGACTGCATGTGTGAGCTGCAGAGCCACCTCCTCTCCCCATGCCGTTATGgagtttccccccgcagtccaaaagcatgctaagGTGACCTTGACTTACCAAATTACCTGcaggtgtgagtggtgtgtgagtctgccctgtgatgggttgatgccccatcttgggttgttccctgccttggtcCCATAaactccaggataggctccagttcCCCCATGACCTTAAATAGTACAAAtagttatagaaaatggatggatggatggatggatggatggatggatggatggttatatGATATATGCTTCGGTGAAAAGGTGTATTTCTAGATTATTGAACTCTGGattattttctttgtttataGAATCCTCAAGAACAAGACAGAGGTGATGAGCGACGCCTTTCTGCAGAACATTATATTTAAGATCATCAAGGAATTTGCAATTACAATGTCTGCGATTACTATCTCATCTTTTTTATTCAGACAGGTTAGCTTAAACCATTCTAAGTGTGTAAACAATGAAATCAAGCAGGCTAACATCGCAAAAATGTTTCAATTTTATCTTAGTATAAAAGGAATCTGCACTGATGCTTAATAATACATCGTATTTTGGTGAAGCCTCTGTGAGGCCTCCTTCACTGTGAAAGCTGAAGTTCTGTCTTGGAAAAGGCATGCATTGGATTGATCTGTTCTAATGCAATGTTAACTTGCAACAGGTACTCTAGCCGTAGAACATCCTTTTGCTTAGATGTACTGATTGATAAAAACtaaaatcaaattaaattaaaagtgtTCCTACTTAAAAAGCATTAATTTCCCTGCTGTTTCCTCTTTGCAATGACTCTTGATTCTGTCAGTTTATTTATCTGGCAGCTCGATCCTTTTTTCTGGCACAGATGTTTGTTCTGCCCTTAATATTTGTAAGCCAGGGGACCCCTTTTTGCTGCACACCGCCCCCCGTGGATTGTTTTCCTCCGGCCTCAGCTAGATGACTGAACTCCAATAAGAAGCCAATGACTCTGCATTTTGTCCACAATGATCCACCTATTCAGGGTGGATCCCACAAACTGAAGGGCTTATTGTTTTCTCTAATACTCAGTCACCGTTTTTGCTTTGCTAAGCATCGAGTTGCCTGAgggaaaaagaaacagagaaatGGCaggtgttttgggggggggggggcattgcagTGTTTCAGTACAGAGTGTCATTTCCCTTTATGTTTTCTACCCAGCAGAGGCAGAGAATCACATCTCTTCCCAAAATCCTGACCTCCTGGAACTGCCCCCGCAAACACGACCTGCTGCTTTTGAGGATAAGAAGCTTTCAAAGAGGCCCGGTAGGTGTCGAAGGTTAAGGGGGTTCGAGTTAAGGTTATCTTATCAGTATTCCAGAAGATTACTActgaaaatttatttaaaatattgttagGTATGTGGTTTAATTTTAGATGCTGAAATTACCTTGTAATacactttgctttttcaaattATGGCATTTGTACTTAGTTTACATTTCACTATCAATTGTAAATTGTaatttaaaatgtgctaatttgAATAAATATTTGCATTTCTGTGGTCTAGCACCTTAATGCAACTGCTATTAATGGTTTGTAGTTAGACTGGACACTGGGAACACGATAAGCACTGTAGtgtgttgtgtttttgtgtctgtgatgcacattaaataaacaaatgccAGAGAGTTTGTGGGTTTAAAGTGTTGGGTTTAAATTTAGTGTCTTCACATGCAGGTTCCGGATAAAAACTGAAATGTGACTAAAAGAGACATCCCTAATGCCATTATTGTAGTTGACAACAATGAGGAATAAACTTACTAGGGAATAAACATTTATCACAGTTGCAATAACAGAATAAAACCTTGTgtctccctccccccacccccctcaattTAACCAGTTTGCGCCATGGAAATCTACGTACAAAAAGACAGGAAAACTGGAGATGCCGTGATACTCTCGGCCTCGGCTGTGAGTCCGCAAGAAGCCCAACACAGAGGTGTTAAGGTTTTTGACGACGGCTGCAAGGTGGTGTACGAGGTGCAGTCAGGGCAGCCTCCAGCCGTGGAGAACGGCCTCCACACACTGACCTCTTCAGAGGTAGATAAAATATTGCAGCTTGTTAACCAGTCTCACGGTCATGAGGCTGCAAGCAGGCTGATGGTCACTTCTCCTGACCCAGATACTGATGCAAGCAATGGGGGTCTGGGGAAAAAGGAGGCAAAGATGCACAAAGAAGCCAAGCTACTGATGATGCCTGGGTCACAAGGCAAGCAGGCAGCCAGTCAGACCAGATACGAATATAAAGAGGAAGTCACGGAGATGCCCGAGGCCTCGTCTGAGAAGCCCGTCACTATGTTATTCATGGGCTACCATAGtgtggaggatgaggaggagacaAAGAGGCTGCTGGGGTTCAATGGCACAATTAAGGCAGAAATCGTGCTGATCGACGAGGACGACGAGAAGTCCCTTCGAGAGAAGACGGTCACCGATATCTCCACCATGGACGGCAACGCGGCAGACCTGGTTTCCGGTCAGCCTCTGTCGGACACGACCGAACCGTCCTCTGAAGGCAAGGACGAAAGTTCGGACAAGGAACTCCCAGCTCCAGGTAGTCAAAAGAAACCCCGGTGCTACTGCTGTTCTACTATGTGACCTTTTTACCCTTTTCACACCTGGAGCACATTTATCGAGGCTTTTCTTATCCCCAACTCCCACCCTGTTACTAACTGTATGCACATCAATTCCGTGACCTCGACGCCACGCGCCCTCTCTCAGCCGACATCGTCTTCAGAAAGATGAATGGCTGCATTATTTCTCCAACCATAACTGCATGGTAAGGGGGAGTCAGGGAGAGGAGTGAGCTGAACCTAATATACGTAAGATACTGAACCTAAACAAAAGTAacaataaaatatacattttcacaGGAAGGACTTTTATAAAGTCGCAGAAATAATGatgcagaatgaatgaatgaatgatggaGACTTGGATATTTAGGAAATCAACATGTCATATATGATTTTACAGCGTAAATTCCAGCTCACGTGTGCAGTGTCGGTAACCTTCAGATTTGAATTCCTGCATGCATCGCCTTTCATATTCACACTCACCATTTGTCCAGTGGCCTTATTACAGTGAGGACCGTCCGAGCAATTTAGCGAGCTCGGCGATGGTCATTTTCTGATTTTCAAAAGTGAACTTACAAAACAAAatattccagaaaaaaaaaagatttcttTTCCACCAAAATGATGTTTTACAATAGAAAGCTTTTAATGTACATAGGATATATAAAGCACAGGATATTCTGTTGTCCATCTGTGCCTTTTTAACGGTGTATCAGTAGaagatgtttatttcaattttgtAAGTTGTTCTTTATTAGCAACATTTTTAATTATAAGGGCATTATATTCATCACAGATTTCTAGTACATAAAGTTTTGATAAATCTTCAGTTGCATGTCcagtattttaatttttctaatCTCATTCGTGAAGAGGTTTAGGGTATAAGTATAATTTATCTCAGACTTCCTCACCAGATTGTTAAAATATATGATATCCAGACTTATACTTAAAATGTACGAGTACATAAATGAAATGCATAATAATGGTTTAATTCGAACATGTAAAACAGTCACTGCCATTTCTCTGCAACTGAAGTGAGCCGCAAGGTTCTGGTTTACATGGCAATTTACCACGGTGCTACTGCGGGGAACCTTGTGCTTTGCTGCTCTTTGAAACAGGCGTCACAGgaaaattctatatatatattaaagcaCATTCAATGCGGAAGACATGACATGAAAGGGATTTTACTCTGTTTACAGCCTCTCTTCAGTTCTGTTTTCAGAATGAACTTTTTCATAGTAAATCTGGTGAAATCTACAGGGAACTTTTTATGGGTAATGGCTTAAACTTTCAAAGGTGAGCAAGCCTTTGTTTGATGtggcatttatatttatatacacccatattaaatatataatatgtgtAAATCGGCAATATTAGCACACTCAACATGAAAATGAGCTAAGAAAATAGATGAAAGAAATAGAAGTTAAAAGTAAGTTATTGAAACGAAGCCATTTTAAAGAGGAACACATACAGGGATGAGTAACCCAAGGCTTTATTCTTATCTTGTTGGCTGCTGTCAGTCGTTCTCCTTAATATTCACACTCATCCGAgtgttgataaaaaaattaatGCCAGTCCAGCATGATCAGATGTGTTTTGCAGAATCAGTGATAATTATTCAGGATAGAAATCTGAACCGGCACAGTACACGTTTCTGTGAATCACGGGGGAAGGATTTATCAGAATGCAGGCAGAGTCACTTATCTTCTGCAGTACTAATGATCTTTCTGAAAACTGAACTGAAAACACTTAAATGCAGTGGATAATTCTGCTAACATCCGTATCTGCTACAAAGCCAGGAGAAACGCTTTCCTAAAATATACATTAGAGCGAAAATATAAATTAGACTTTAGTTGAGACCATTTGGATGAGAATTCTCCCTGGTAGGTAGATAAGACGTTCATCTCATGGAGATCAAAGACTATCTCTGTTTCTATTACATTATCCCTGAGTAATAGGTGTGTAGTAATGTGCTAAGGCAGTTGACTTATATTTCTGATACATTTTAAACATGCGTTTCACGCAGAGAGACTGTTTGGGGAGTACATTTTTGCTTACACCTTGAATGAGACTATTTCTTAGAAACTCCCTGGTATGAGATGTTAATGAAGAATGAGGTTAAAATATTGGGTCAGTGATACTTTTTCTCTGAAGGTAAAGTAGCTTGTTGATTTCAGCGGACTGACATGTAACCTATGGTTTGCCATAATTTTCGGGGTTTTTAGGTATGTTTTCAGTCAGTGTTATGGCTGTCAGCGTTTTACTTGAGAAATTCACCCTAACCCTGCACGAAAGGCGGGGAGTAGGGATACGGAATGATGTTCTAGAAGATATTACTAGAATGCCTACCAAGAACTGCACACATCCATTATTGATATTTTGGATAATTACAgcaattattaaatatatatattagaatttaaaaaaaagaataactTAGCATATACAGTATTAATTTATAAGTCTATATTTCAGTGCCAAAAATTGTCAGTCTTTCAGTGCCATCATTTCTGAAATTGCTATTGaatttacgggggggggggggggaggggttattTATATATGCATCATTTTGATGTGCTGAATTTTAGCTTTTTTGCATAAGCATAGCAGGCCCACAGATCTGTTGTCTCTGTACTGATAATCGGATTATTTTTATACA contains these protein-coding regions:
- the LOC125746008 gene encoding paralemmin-2-like isoform X7, with the protein product MSETDLQKERLQALALKRKRQAEIEEKRRKLEDLILRLQHLKSKAKRERWLLQGTSAATEEEEEERQRQIEKDEEEVKELEESIHRLENEIDQLKNEESEISAKELVLRERLRKSQESGVDRLNNPQEQDRAEAENHISSQNPDLLELPPQTRPAAFEDKKLSKRPVCAMEIYVQKDRKTGDAVILSASAVSPQEAQHRGVKVFDDGCKVVYEVQSGQPPAVENGLHTLTSSEVDKILQLVNQSHGHEAASRLMVTSPDPDTDASNGGLGKKEAKMHKEAKLLMMPGSQGKQAASQTRYEYKEEVTEMPEASSEKPVTMLFMGYHSVEDEEETKRLLGFNGTIKAEIVLIDEDDEKSLREKTVTDISTMDGNAADLVSGQPLSDTTEPSSEGKDESSDKELPAPGSQKKPRCYCCSTM